GCTCTGGTACAGCGCGAAACCCTCGCGCTGGTACTCGACGAGCGGGTCGCGCTGCGCCATGGCGCGCAGGCCGATGCCGTCCTTGAGGTAGTCCATCTCGTAGAGGTGGTCGCGCCACCGGCGGTCGATGACGCTCAGCACCACGCGACGCTCGAGCTCGCGCGTCGCGGCCTCACCGAGCTGCTCTTCGCGACGCTGGTAGGCGATCCTGGCGTCCGAGAGCACCTCCTCCTTGAGCGCCTTCGCCTTGAGGCTGCCCTTCGAGCCCACCTCGGCGAGCACCTCGTCGATGGTGATCGACACCGGGTAGAGGGTCTTCAGCTCGGTCCACAGCGCCTCGAGATCCCAGTCGTCGCTGGACCCCTCGGTGGTGTGCTGGTCGACGATGTCGCCCACCACATCGCTGAGGAACTTCTGCACACGATCGTGCAGATCGTCGCCTTCGAGGATGTGGCGGCGGTCCGAGTAGATCGCCTCGCGCTGGCGGTTCAGCACGTCGTCGTACTTGAGCACGTTCTTGCGGATCTCGGCGTTGCGCTGCTCCACCTGGCTCTGCGCCGAGCGGATCGCACGCGAGACCGTCTTCGACTCGATCGGCAGCTCGTCGGGGGCGCCGCGCATGAGCATCTCGGCGGCGCCCGTGTTGAACAGACGCATGAGATCGTCCTGCAGCGACAGATAGAAGCGGCTCTCGCCGGGGTCGCCCTGACGGCCGGAGCGTCCGCGCAGCTGGTTGTCGATCCGGCGGGACTCGTGGCGCTCGGTGCCGAGCACGTAGAGGCCGCCGGCGTCGCGCACCTTCGCGGCGTCCGTCTCGACACGCGCCTTCACCGCCGCGAAGACGGCGTCCCACTCCTTCTCGTACTCGTCGGGGGTGTCGATCGGGCTGAGGCCGCGGTTGTGCATCTCTGCGACGGCGAGGAACTCGGCGTTGCCGCCGAGCATGATGTCGGTTCCGCGGCCCGCCATGTTGGTGGCCACCGTGACCGCGCCGAGCTGACCGGCCTGGGCGATGATCGCGGCCTCACGCGCGTGGTTCTTCGCGTTGAGCACCTCGTGCTTCACCCCGCGCTTCGCGAGCAGGCGCGACAGGTGTTCGCTCTTCTCGACGCTCGTGGTGCCCACGAGCACCGGCTGGCCGGTGCGGTGACGCTCGACGATGTCCTCCACGACCTGCTCGAACTTGACCGTCTCGTTCTTGTAGATGAGGTCGGGCTGGTCCTTGCGGATCATCGGCCGGTTGGTGGGGATGGGCACCACGCCGAGCTTGTAGGTCGACATGAACTCGGCCGCCTCGGTCTCGGCGGTGCCGGTCATGCCCGCGAGCTTCTGGTACAGGCGGAAGTAGTTCTGCAGCGTCACGGTCGCGAGGGTCTGGTTCTCGGCCTTGATCTGCACCCCCTCTTTCGCCTCGATCGCCTGGTGGATTCCCTCGTTGTAGCGGCGGCCGACCAGGATGCGGCCGGTGTGCTCGTCGACGATGAGCACCTCGCCGTTCATCACCACGTAGTCCTTGTCGCGCTTGAACAGCGCGCGGGCCTTGATGGAGTTGTTGAGGAAGGAGATGAGCGGGGTGTTCGCCGACTCGTAGAGGTTGTCGATGCCGAGGTAGTCCTCGACCTTCTCGATGCCGGGCTCCAGCACGCCCACGGTGCGCTTCTTCTCGTCGACCTCGTAGTCCTCGCCCTCGACGAGCCGGTTGGCGATGGAGGCGAACTCGCCGAACCAGCGGTTCGCCTCGCCCGAGGAGGGGCCCGAGATGATGAGCGGGGTGCGGGCCTCGTCGATGAGGATCGAGTCGACCTCGTCGACGATCGCGAAGAAGTGGCCGCGCTGCACCATGTCGGATGCCTGCCACGCCATGTTGTCGCGCAGGTAGTCGAAGCCGAACTCGTTGTTGGTGCCGTAGGTGATGTCGGCCGCGTACTGCTCGCGGCGCTCGGCCGGGGTCTGACCGGCGAGGATGCAGCCGGTGGTCATGCCGAGGGCGCGGAAGACGCGGCCCATGAGCTCCGACTGGTAGCTCGCGAGGTAGTCGTTGACGGTGACGACGTGGACGCCGCGGGCGGCGATGGCGTTGAGGTAGGCGGCGGTCGTGGCGACGAGGGTCTTGCCTTCACCGGTCTTCATCTCGGCGATGTTGCCGAGGTGGAGCGCCGCGCCGCCCATGAGCTGCACGTCGAAGTGCCGCAGGCCCAGGGTGCGCTTCGATGCCTCGCGCACGGCGGCGAAGGCCTCCGGCAGCAGGTCGTCGAGGGTTTCGCCGCTCGCGTAGCGCTCCCGGAACTCGACGGTCTCGTTGCGGAGCTCCTCGTCGCTGAGCTCCGCGAACGCGTCCTCGAGCTCGCCTACGGCTTCGGCGTAGGCCTTCAGTCTGCGGAGGGTGCGGCCCTCGCCGACACGCAGGACCTTCTCGACAACGTTCGCCACGAATGGCCTCCAGTCTGGGCTTCCGGGCGCGCGGAAGCGCCCTTGACC
The Protaetiibacter larvae DNA segment above includes these coding regions:
- the secA gene encoding preprotein translocase subunit SecA; the encoded protein is MANVVEKVLRVGEGRTLRRLKAYAEAVGELEDAFAELSDEELRNETVEFRERYASGETLDDLLPEAFAAVREASKRTLGLRHFDVQLMGGAALHLGNIAEMKTGEGKTLVATTAAYLNAIAARGVHVVTVNDYLASYQSELMGRVFRALGMTTGCILAGQTPAERREQYAADITYGTNNEFGFDYLRDNMAWQASDMVQRGHFFAIVDEVDSILIDEARTPLIISGPSSGEANRWFGEFASIANRLVEGEDYEVDEKKRTVGVLEPGIEKVEDYLGIDNLYESANTPLISFLNNSIKARALFKRDKDYVVMNGEVLIVDEHTGRILVGRRYNEGIHQAIEAKEGVQIKAENQTLATVTLQNYFRLYQKLAGMTGTAETEAAEFMSTYKLGVVPIPTNRPMIRKDQPDLIYKNETVKFEQVVEDIVERHRTGQPVLVGTTSVEKSEHLSRLLAKRGVKHEVLNAKNHAREAAIIAQAGQLGAVTVATNMAGRGTDIMLGGNAEFLAVAEMHNRGLSPIDTPDEYEKEWDAVFAAVKARVETDAAKVRDAGGLYVLGTERHESRRIDNQLRGRSGRQGDPGESRFYLSLQDDLMRLFNTGAAEMLMRGAPDELPIESKTVSRAIRSAQSQVEQRNAEIRKNVLKYDDVLNRQREAIYSDRRHILEGDDLHDRVQKFLSDVVGDIVDQHTTEGSSDDWDLEALWTELKTLYPVSITIDEVLAEVGSKGSLKAKALKEEVLSDARIAYQRREEQLGEAATRELERRVVLSVIDRRWRDHLYEMDYLKDGIGLRAMAQRDPLVEYQREGFALYQSMMGAIREESVGFLYNLEVEVTGPDGQAVSAKGLTAQQPAQGLSYSAPSDDASGGVEVRNQRGQVERAATARAQQAAARQAPAAAPQAPAARGAFGQRVDGAPEQQAPLNRAQRRAQERGGR